The bacterium genome has a segment encoding these proteins:
- a CDS encoding GerMN domain-containing protein, with the protein KETSKVKIYFNNSNLDPEASCNKVFAVERYISKTPAVGQAALEELLKGPTDTEKAGGYFTSINPGVKIQKLTIENGTAKVEFDEQLEFQVGGSCRVAAIRAQIVQTLKQFPTVKEVVISINGRTEDILQP; encoded by the coding sequence GAAGGAAACTTCTAAGGTCAAAATTTATTTTAATAACAGTAATCTGGATCCCGAGGCCTCCTGTAATAAAGTTTTTGCGGTTGAAAGATATATCTCAAAAACCCCGGCGGTTGGCCAGGCGGCTTTGGAAGAATTATTAAAGGGCCCCACAGATACAGAGAAGGCAGGGGGGTATTTTACAAGTATCAATCCGGGGGTAAAAATCCAGAAATTAACGATTGAAAACGGAACGGCGAAAGTTGAGTTTGACGAGCAATTGGAATTTCAGGTCGGCGGCTCTTGCCGGGTGGCGGCTATCCGCGCCCAGATTGTTCAAACCTTGAAACAATTTCCGACCGTGAAGGAAGTGGTTATTTCCATCAACGGCCGCACTGAAGATATTTTGCAACCTTGA
- a CDS encoding nucleoside-diphosphate kinase codes for MNKIQQTLVIVKPDGLIKSLTGNILTALSETKLKIVGAKILKVPKKLAEIHYQELKFKKPKVFPEAVKYLMGGFHTDRVLALVYQGQNAVNSIRKICGSTNPEEADSTSIRGRYGRINSKTGVFENVIHTSESVKNAEKEIKLWFKPEELTEVIFKTKKLIKTSAENIWA; via the coding sequence ATGAATAAGATTCAACAAACCTTAGTCATCGTCAAACCCGACGGCCTGATAAAAAGCTTAACCGGCAATATCTTGACGGCGCTTTCCGAAACAAAATTAAAAATTGTCGGCGCCAAAATTTTGAAAGTTCCCAAAAAGTTAGCCGAAATTCATTATCAGGAATTAAAATTTAAAAAGCCCAAAGTTTTCCCCGAGGCGGTAAAATATCTGATGGGCGGATTTCACACCGACCGGGTTTTGGCTTTGGTCTATCAGGGTCAAAACGCCGTCAACAGTATCAGAAAAATCTGCGGCTCAACTAACCCCGAAGAAGCCGATTCCACCAGCATCCGCGGCAGATACGGCCGCATCAACAGCAAAACCGGCGTTTTTGAAAACGTCATCCACACTTCCGAATCCGTTAAAAATGCGGAAAAAGAAATCAAACTCTGGTTTAAACCGGAAGAGCTGACCGAAGTAATATTCAAAACGAAAAAATTGATTAAAACCTCTGCTGAAAATATTTGGGCTTAA